Proteins from a single region of Humidesulfovibrio mexicanus:
- the dtd gene encoding D-aminoacyl-tRNA deacylase gives MRLLLQRVERAHVEVDARTVGEIGQGLLVLAGFGQSDGPDLPGGKIWRTLCDKVLDLRIFPDAEGKLNLSLRDTAATGLGGGLLLVSQFTLYADARRGRRPSFSNAAPPELARSLYDRLAADLSARCPGPFATGVFGAEMRLDFVNWGPVTILLDSADYD, from the coding sequence TGCGCCTGCTGCTGCAACGCGTGGAGCGCGCCCACGTGGAGGTGGACGCCCGCACGGTGGGAGAGATCGGCCAGGGCCTGCTGGTCCTGGCGGGGTTCGGCCAAAGCGACGGCCCGGATCTGCCCGGTGGCAAAATCTGGCGCACGCTGTGCGACAAGGTGCTGGACCTGCGCATCTTCCCGGATGCGGAGGGCAAGCTGAACCTGAGCCTGCGCGACACGGCGGCAACGGGCCTGGGCGGGGGGCTGCTGCTGGTGTCCCAGTTCACCCTGTACGCGGACGCGCGCCGGGGCAGGCGGCCCTCCTTCAGCAACGCCGCGCCGCCGGAGCTGGCCCGCAGCCTCTACGACCGCCTGGCCGCCGACCTTTCGGCCCGGTGTCCCGGCCCCTTCGCCACCGGCGTCTTCGGGGCCGAAATGCGCCTGGACTTCGTCAACTGGGGTCCGGTGACCATCCTGCTCGACTCCGCGGACTACGATTGA